TTCCCAGTCAGGGATGTTCTTCGGAACGACCGAAACCAGCGAGCCGATATGCTGCGGAGCGATATCGTGCTGAGAAATGTGACGGAGCTCCGAATCGAAAAGCGCACACGTGTGATCGCGGCGGATCTTGATGTTCGTTGAGTAGGCCGTTCGTTGGAGCGTCGTGCCCATTTCTTCGACGATACTCTTGAGTGAGTGCCGAAATATCTCTAATTCTCCCGAATCTGGCATACATCGTAACTTAGCGTTGCAAGGTAAAAAGATACCGGTTCCGGAAATATTCGTCAGCTCATTCCGGCGGGGAGTCCCATTCGCTCCCGTCGTCTTTCGGATCGTAGCCGAGAACCTCTCGATTATGCTCTAGATCGACCCACGTCGACTCGTTGTCGCTTACTCCCCAGAAGACATCGAAATCGATCGAATCGTCCTGTAGACAGCGTTCCACCAGTTGACCCAGATCCCGGTGGGAAAGCCACGTACATTTCATCCGATCGACCATGAGATCGTATTCGTCACTATCCCGCTCCCACCATCCTTCGTCGACACCCGTTTCAGCGAGACCGTACGGGTGATCGTACGGTTCGTCGAGAACAGTCAAAATCCGGAGCGAATAGAAGCTGGTCGGATAGTCGCGAAGGTTCGTCTCGTAAACGGGATGGAGCTCGCCGAGCGGATTCTCCTTGCTTTCGACGAACTGTCGTCCGAGTGCTTCGCCGAGCACTTTCGAGACGCCGTAGAAGGAGTCCGGCCGTGGGGGCTCCTCGTGCGTGACCGAAAGGTCGTACTCGGGATCATAGAGTTCGGGCGAGTTTTCGATTTCGTACATCCCGATGGTGTGAATCGAAGAGGCGAAAATGAAGTTCTCCACTTCGGCATCGGCAGCGGCCTGCAACACGTTGTACATCCCTCTAATGTTCGTGTCTTCGACCGTGTCCCACGGCACGCTGAGTTCTGCTGCGGCCGCGAGATGGATGACTGCGTCCTGGTTATCGAAGTGCGGTCGAATCTCGTCGTAGTTCGTGATGTCAGCGACGACTGTCTCCCGCTCGGGATGGTCTTCGGCGTCGAGGCACGTGAACTCGTACTCTTCCTGGTCACCTAGCTCCGAGAGGATAGCGCTTCCAACGGTACCGTTAGCACCTGTGATGAGGACTCGCATCAACTACTGATGGGGCATTCAGGGTCAAATAAATTCGGGTATCCAGCGAGTGTTGCCAAGATCTGACCGACTCTGAGAGCGAATACCAGTGCTTCGCAGAAGCCGAGACACGGAGCTCTTCGACTACGACTATTTAGAATCGTCTCATTCTGTCACAGATCTCCCTCGATCTCGGAACGCTGTCGCGTTTCCACCCATTCCTCAATACGGTCGAACGCGGTATCGATTCTGTCGAGGGAGTTAGAGTAGGCGATTCGAATTCTGTCCGAATTCGATCCGAAGACGTCCCCCGGAACGAGCGCGACTCCGGCGTCCTGGAGGAGTGACCACGCGAACTCGCGCCCGTCCATTCCGACGTCCGGAACTGTCGGATACGCATAGATCGCGCCCTCCGGTTCCGGCGCAGTCATTCCCGGGATGTCGTCCATCCGCTCACAAACCAGCGTTCGCCGGTCCGAAAACGCTTCGACCAGCGGTTCGTAGAGATCTCCCTGCAGGGCCCTGAGCGCAGCGTGTTGCGAAATCGAGGGGGCACACGTCGTCGTGTACTGTCTCATTCGCAGGAGTACGTCGGCCAACTCTTTCGGTGCGCCGATATATCCGACTCGCCACCCGGTCATCGAGTACGCTTTCGAAACACCGTTGATCGTAATCGTCCGATCGTACATGCCGGTAAGCGAGGCCGGACTCCGATGTTCGCTTTCGTCGTAAATTATTTTCTCGTAGATTTCGTCGGAGAGTACGTATATATCGTTCTCTACGACGAGATCACGTATTGCCCGTAGATGGTCATCGTCTATAACGCTCCCCGTTGGGTTCTGCGGGCTATTCAGGATCAGTAAGGCCGTGTCATCGCTGATCTGAGATTCCAACGCCTCGATGTCCGGCTGGAAATCGTTCTCGGGATCTAAGGGATACCGAACAGGAGTGCCGCCAGCAGCACGGACACTCGGCGCATAGGTCCAGCACGGGTCAGGGATCAGGACTTCCGCACCCGGATCGACCATCGCCATCATCGAGATGAAGACCGCTTCGCTCGCTCCAGCGGTAACGATAACCTCGTCGTCTGGGCTATACGTGATCCCGTTATCGGACTCGAATTTCGCCGCGATCTGCTCGCGGAGCGGGCGAATCCCGTAGTTGGACGTGTAATGAACGTGGCCCTCCTCAATCGCGTCTACTGCAGCTTGCTTTATCGGCGATGGGGTGTCGAAGTCGGGTCGACCGATCTCGAGGTGTACGATGTCCTCACCCATCCGCTCTAGTCGGTTACACTCCGAGAAAATCTCCCGTATTCCGGAGTACGGAATCTCTTCCATTCGTTGGGCTGGCATAGGATTCCCCTGAAGATGCTGGACGGAAGTACAAATAACCATCGATGAACGTAATTTTCCAAATAGTTCTAGATAGGTTACATAACAGGCCGTCGGAGACGATCCGTGTGGTTCGCTAACACCTAAATTAGATATATACAAACTCAGTAGAGGAATCGACCACCAGTGTTTACAAATGTATGGATGTAATATTAGGGCAACTCAGGATAACGGCCGGTGATCGACTCTCCAGACTATTTACAGTAGTATGGATGTAAATAATCGGAACTGGTGTCCGATAGCTCACTGACGATGATGATCTTTGATATACACAAACTCGAGCGGTCCCTCTTCAGAAGTGGTGCGTCGACCAGTAATTCGTTATCGAGGCATGGTACGGTTCAGAGCGTCCGAACGAAGCGGATTCCGCTGAGAGGGAGAATACGGTTCCCACGTGCGGATTGCGACTCGAAGGGTCGGATCGGATCGTACGAGAGGGCGAACTTTTATAAGAAGTGACCGTATCTATGATAGCGTATGCAGAACAAGCAGAGCCAAGTAGAGGCTACCGACCTGCCTGAGGCAGCTCGGAATTACACAAATGGCGAATGGGTCAGTGCAAACGGAGAGACGGAATCGGTCACGAATCCAGTTAACGGCGAGTCTCTCTCAACGGTCCAGTACTCGACGAACGAAGACGTGAACGCCGTTGTGGACAACGCGAAGGAAGCGTTCCAGTCCTGGCGTGAGACGCCTCCCGTCGAACGATCTCAGTATCTCTTCGACCTGAAACGCGCTCTCGAGGATCGAGAAGACGAGATCGCTCGTGCGCTCACGCGCGAACACGGAAAAACGCTCGGAGAGGCGAAAGGCGAGATCCGACGCGGTATCGAGAACGTCGAAGTGGCCGCGGGGATCCCGAACATGCTCCGCGAGGGGAGCGGTACCGCCGAAGACGTTGCAGAAGACGTCGACGAGTTCTCACTCCGACAGCCACTCGGTGTGTTCACTGCGATCACCCCGTTCAACTTCCCGGCGATGATCCCGCTGTGGTTCCTTCCGTACGCGGTGGCGACTGGGAACACGTTCGTTCTCAAGCCCAGCGAGCGGGTGCCACTGAGCTCACAGCTGATCTTCGACGCCGTCGACGAGGTCGACTTCCCGGACGGAGTCGTGAATCTGGTCAACGGTGGAGCCGAGACGGTGAATACGCTGCTCGAGCACGACGATATCGCCGGCGTCTCGTTCGTCGGTAGCTCCCCGGTCGCAAAGCACGTGTATCAAACCGCAGCCGAAACCGGAAAACGCGTCCAGGCTCAGGGCGGTGCCAAGAATTACGCCGTCGTCTCCGAAAGCGCCGAACTCGAGGATGCGGTCCCCAATATCATCGGCTCCGTATACGGAAACGCGGGCCAACGATGTCTGGCGACCGACGTGGTCATCGGTGTCGGAGAGGTGTATGACGACCTGAGAACACAGCTCATCGATCAGGCCGAGCAGCTCGCCGTCGGAAACGGGCTCGAGAGTGAGACGGATGTCGGGCCGGTAATTACGCCCGACTCTCGGGATCGAATCGTCGAACTCGTTGACGACGCTATCGACCAAGGCGCGGAGCTCGTTCTCGACGGTCGCGATTTCGAGCACCCCGAGTATCCGGACGGTAATTTCCTCGGGCCGACGCTTCTCGAAAACGTAACGCCGGATATGGACATCGCACAGGAGGAAATCTTCGGTCCGGTGCTGTGTCTGATGTCTACCGACGACTTGGATGAGGCAATCGATGCCGTTAATTCGACGAAGTACGGAAACGCCTCGTCACTGTATACGGAACGCGGCGGCGAAGCGCGACAGTACCGCTACGAAGTCGATGCCGGGAATATCGGCGTGAATATCGGCGTCTGCGCGCCGATGGCCTTCTTCCACTTCGGTGGCCGGAAGGAGTCGTTCTTCGGTGATCTGCACGCGCAAGGGGAAGACGCCGTGAACTTCTACACGGAGAAGACCATCGTCATCGAACGCTGGTTTAACTAAGTAGATTCCCCTGCCGTCGTATTCGTCTCCGTCTGCGACCGCTACCGTCTCGCGCTACGCTTCCAACGCATTGAGATCCGTTACTGAGCAGTAATACGCCTCCGTTCCGGAAAGAGCGCTACTCTTCTTCCATAGCCCGTTCGTACTCGGCTATCATCTCGTTCGTTCCGTCCGCGAGGACCGCCGTGTCCTTCCCGACAGCGAAGAAATCGAAGCCCTGCCTGACACGCCTCTCGATACCGCCCTTATCGGTCACGAGCGTCCCGATCGGTATGTCCACCTCGTCACTGATCGCGACTGCCTGTTCGATATGCCGGTTGAGAACGTCTGACTCCCATTCGGCGAACACGTCGAGCGAGCCGGACAGGTCTGCTGCCCCGAGGAAAATCGCGTCGATCCCATCGACCGACGCGATCTCTCGAGCGTTCTCGACGCCGCGTTGGCTCTCGATCTGGGCGATCGTTACGAAGGAATCCTCTGCGTTTTCCACGTAATTTTGGAAATTGCTCCCGTACTCGGACGCTCGGCCGGAACCGATTCCCCTCCCGCCCGCGGGCGGGTATCGGACCGCCTCGACGAGCTCACGGGCCTCTTCGGCGGTCTCTATCATCGGAACGAGCACTCCATCGACACCGATATCGAGGATACGCTTGAGATACACGTTGTCGTTCCATGGAACACGAACGATGGACGCGGTCTCCGAATCCGTGGCCTCGATTCCGCGTACCATGTTCTCCACCGTTTCCAGTCCGATCGTCGTGTGTTCAACGTCGATGGCGACGAAGTCGAGGTCTAACGATGCGGTCACCTCAGCGACAGCCGGGCTACCGATCGAAATCCACGTTCCTACCGACTCTTCTCCGCGTTCTAGGTTTATCTGGTGGTCCATGATTGATAACTCCGAATGTTAGCACAACTAGTTCTGAAAGTGGTGTAGTTGGCTAGGTAGTGTATGTGAATGGTCATCTATAAATGTACCGGGATCTTCCGTCTCTCTCGTACTGGACATCGTTGCAGCGGCCTCGAATTCTACGATACGTCACCCTCTGTGGGTGCAAAGAACTTTTACAATTCGATTCCGTTATTCTAGGTATGAGCGAACCAGACGTAGCGATAGTTACTGGGGCTGGAAGCGGAATGGGAGCCGAGTGTGCTCGGAAGCTCTCGACGGACGGGTATGAGCTCGTCTTGATGTCCAGATCGGATAACGTAAACGAGGTCGCCGACGAAATCGACGCGACCGGAATAACGGGTTCAGTAACGGATCCGGACGACATCGAGGAATTGGTAGAGACGACGGTCGATCTACACGGACGCGTCGACGCTGTCGTCAACAGCACCGGTCATCCGGCGACCGGCGATTTGCTCGATATCCCTGACTCGGACTGGTACGAGGGACTCGACCTCGTCTACATGAATGTCGTTCGAATCGCGCGAGAAGTCACACCGATCATGAAAGAGGCAGGAGGCGGATCGATCGTGAACATTTCCACCTTTTCCGCCTACGAACCGTCGCTCGACTTCCCGGTCTCATCGGCGTTCCGAGCTGCGCTCGGAGGCTTTACCAAGATGTACGCCGATCGGTACGCCGAAGAGGACATTCGAATGAACAACGTGCTTCCCGGCTTCGTGGACAGCTACGATGCAGATCAGGAAACGGTAGACCGCATTCCGATGGAACGTCAGGCTAGTACCAGCGAAATCGCCGACGCAGTTGCGTTTCTGGCGTCCGATGACGCTAGTTACATCACCGGTCAAAATCTCCGAGTAGACGGGGGACTCACGCAGTCAATTCCGTAGCTCCGAGGCCGACACGAGCACGGATCACGACACGTAACGAGGTCGCCGCGCCGTCTCGAGTTCGATCACTCTCGATGAATCGAGCACAGCGATGCGGCGGCACTCGATCGATTTGCTCCGTTTCTGCGGCCCAACTACCCCGTGGCCGACTTCAAGGCGGTTGCGCTACTCGGCAACTCAGGTCGCGTGAAGACGTCCGAGTAGGCACTCGACTCCGTGCGATAGACGGGCCGGATCTCTGAGAACGCACTGGGGCGGATCCGTGACGGCTGAAGCGGACATTCCCACGTACGAGGCGACGGAATCGACGAATCGCTGATCTGCGACATCGACACGGTCGGCATGACCATCCGCGGTCCACGTTACTAGCACTGGAACCGAAACATTTGCAAACTCCCGCGAAGTCTATTCACTGCGTAACTCTCGATGAGCACACCACCATCCCAGCAGGAACCCGAACCGGATGAGGAACGCAATTCGGCGCTCGTCACTGCCCGTCGCCAGCTCGACCGCGCCGCAACTCACGTCGACGTCGACGAGGGGGTCATCGAACGCCTCAAACATCCGACGCGGATCGAACAGGTCTCGGTCCCCCTCGAGCGCGAGGACGGGAGCGTCGAGGTCTTCACCGGCTACCGCGCCCAGCACGACGACGTTCGCGGCCCGTACAAGGGCGGCCTTCGGTATCATCCCGAGGTGAACGCCGACGAGTGTATCGGCCTCTCGATGTGGATGACCTGGAAGTGCGCCGTGATGGACCTCCCCTTCGGCGGCGGCAAGGGCGGTATCGCCGTCGATCCCAAGTCGCTGAGCGATGAGGAGACCGAACGGCTCACCCGTCGGTTCGCAGAGGAATTGCGCTACGTCATCGGCCCTACGACGGACGTCCCGGCGCCGGACATGGGGACCGACGCCCAGACGATGGCGTGGTTCATGGACGCCTACTCGATGCAACAGGGCGAGACGATCCCCGGCGTCGTCACCGGCAAGCCGCCGGTAATCGGCGGCAGTTACGGGCGCGAAGAGGCGCCCGGCCGCTCGACGGCGATCGCCGCTCGCGAGGCCGTCGACTACTACGACCGCGACCTCTCGGACACCACGGTTGCCGTCCAAGGGTTCGGCAGCGTCGGCGCCAACGCCGCCCGCCTCCTCGAGGAGTGGGGTGCGACCGTCGTCGCCGTCAGCGATGTCAACGGTGCGATATACGATCCGAACGGACTCGACGTCGGCTCGATTCCGACCCACGACGAGGAACCCGAGGCCGTCCTCGAGCAGAACGCCCCGGAGACACTCTCTAACGAGGAAATCCTCGAACTCGACGTCGACGTCCTGATTCCGGCCGCGGTCGGCAACGTCATCACCGCGGACAACGCCGATGACATCGCGGCCGATCTGATCGTCGAAGGCGCGAACGGTCCGACGACGTTCCCCGCCGACGCCATCCTCGAAGAGCGCGGCGTTCCCGTGATTCCCGACATCCTCGCGAACGCCGGCGGCGTGACGGTGAGCTACTTCGAGTGGCTCCAGGACATCAACCGCCGGCAGTGGTCCCTCGAGCGCGTCAACGAGGAACTCGAGGAGCACATGCTCGAGGCGTGGGCCGACGTTCGGCGGGAAGTCGAGGCGAAGGAGCTGACGTGGCGCGACGCCGCCTACGTCGTGGCGCTGTCGCGGATCGCCGAGGCGAAGGAGACGCGCGGCCTGTGGCCGTAACTCGAGGCAGTTTCATCGCACGGTAACTGCTTCTTCCTCTTAGACTGCCAGTTCTTTCCGTACCGCCTGTACCGATCTCGTTCGGTCCACTAGCTGTGCCCTCTCTGGCAGTGAGTATGGTGATCGCTAGAAGAAGTAATTTTCCGTGTCAATATTGATCTGAATCACGTTAGAGCTCTTCCGTATCATCTCGGGGTAGGTTTCGTGGAACGTCTCTTCCTTACAGCGCTCGAGGGGCGCTGAAATGCTGATAGCCCCTCTCACGTGATTGTCGGGACCGATAATTGACGCCGCCACTGATCGAAGGCCCATCGTCAGTTCCTGATCGTTAGTTGCGTATCCCTGCTCTCGAACGCTGTCGAGTTCGTTCAACAGCGTCTCCCTATCGGTAATGGTGTTCTCCGTTGCGCCCTCTAACCCGTGTTCGTCGATGATTTGGTCGACTTTGGCCGCGGGAAACTCGGCCAGAATCGCTTTTCCTGCCGCACTCCGATGGAGATACTGTCTGAATTCGCGCTGTCGGGTGTGGTGTTTGGTCGCAACGGCGACGTCACCGTAGTCCTCGTAGAGTTTGATTTGCCTCCCTCTCCGCTCAGTAATGAGATGAACGTATTCTCCCGAGGTGTCCGCCAACGAATCCACTTCGTCTCTTCCGGCGAGATAGAGCTCCTCTCTATTTCTCGCGTATTCTCCTATCGGCAGGAATTTCAGCCCGATCTTGTAGACGTACCCGTCCTTTTCGACATATCCTCTCTCTTTCAGCGTATTCAGATACGTATGGACCGTCGGTTCAGAGCGGTCGAGCGCCTCAGCGAGTTCGTTCACTCGAGCGCCCTCTCTTTCTTGAAGTTCGGCAAGTATTTCGCATCCTACTTCAATTGCCTTTATCTTCCGAGGTTCCTTCGCCATGGTTGCTAATCACGACCCATGCGTAATGAAACCTCGGGTATATCAAACTTCACGGAGGGACATTACACAGGACAGAACGGAATCGGAATAAATTCGGAACTATGCGACACAACGATCTTCGGTTGGGGATAATGAACGCTCTTACAAGATATTCGAAACCGATATCTTCGCATATATCAAACTCGGCTCATTCCATCTCTACACGATACCCTGAAGGAAGGGATCATAGACGTGGTTGTCCGTTCAGCGGCAGCGAGAACCGTTGTGAAGCCAGTAGTTCGTCTACCCGCTCAGCAGGAAGATCTGCGAGGATCGTATCGACTACCAGCGGAGACGACGCTAGTGGTCTGCGGGTCGATCCGAGTCTCCGGTTCGACAATCTATTTATCGCTCGCCTCCACTGGGATGCGTATGCGCGTCAATCGAGCAGTCATAGACCGACTCGTCTCCAATGGGGTCGATACTGTCTTCGGAATTCCGGGCAAACAGTCGTTGCCGCTCAACGAGGAGATTGGCTCGCGCGACGACATCGAGTTCGTCGTTTCGCGCCACGAGACGGCGGTGTCCCACCAGGCCTGGGGGTATGCCGAAACGAGCGACGGAATGGCAGCGACCGTCGTCATTCCCGGACCAGGCGATATGAACGCAATGAACGGCCTCAAGAACGCCTACAATGACTGTACGCCGCTACTACACATCGCCATCGAGACCGAACCCGACCTCCGAGGCGGAGATGCGATCCACGAGACGCCGCCCGACACCTACGATCCCGTCGTCAAAGAGAACGTCCTCGTGGAGAATCCCGAGTCGACGGCCGCGGAGATAGACCGTGCCGCAGCAGTGGCTCAGTCGGAGCCACAGGGGCCGGTCCGGGTCGGAATTCCGAAGAATTTCCTGAAGATGGACGTCGCATTGGCCGAGCGAGGCTCGTCTTCGGTCGAGGGACGCATCGAACCCGATCCAGAAACCGTCTCTCGGGCCGCCGATCTCCTCGCATCTGCCAGCGAGCCCGTCATCTTCGCCGGCGGCGGTGTTCGGAGTGCCGACGCGAGCGACGAACTCCGGGCAGTGGCCGAACGGCTCGACGCTCCAGTGGTCACGTCGTACAAAGGAAAAGGAGTGCTCGCGGAAGACCACGATCTCTCGGCCGGGTGTCTGAGCGGCAGTGCGAGTCCCGAACTCCTGTCGTGTCTCGCGGAGGCTGATATCGTCCTCGGTGTCGGTACCGACTTCGACGCGCTGGGGACTCGAGGGTTTTCGGTGGAGTTTCCCGACGACCTAATCCACGTCACGCTCGACGCGAACGACATCGGCACTGGATACGATCCGACGATTGGCGTCGTGGCCGATGCGAAGCTAACGTTATCTGCCATGGACGACGCTCTCGCTGATCGCGAACTCGAGTCGTCGACTCGAAGCGGCGTCGAACGCGCCCGCTACGTCAGAGAGCGCACCGCAGAACGCGTCTCGGAACTCGTCGACGCCCGCGATCCGCTCACGTCCGTCGGTGCGCTCTCCGTGATCCGCAACGTCCTTCCGCGGGACGCGATAGTGACGGCTGACGCGGGTGGGTTCCGCGTCTGGGGGCTCAACACGTTCGAGGCGTACGGCCCCCATCGGTACGTCAATCCGGGCTCGTGGGCCACGATGGGCACTGGGGTCCCGTCCGCTATCGGCGCGGCGTTGTCGAATCCGGAGACGCCCGTCGTGGCGTTGACGGGCGACGGTGGCCTCATGATGTGCCTCCACGAACTTCACACGGCCGTCGCCGAGGAGGTGCCGATCGTCGTCGTGGTGTTCAACAACGAGGACTACGCCCTCATCAGCGACGAAGCCGGACGGAGCTATGACCTTCAACCCCAGGAATACGAATGGGGAGACTCACCGATCGACTTTGTGGCCGTCGCTGAGGGGATGGGAGTGGATGCAACGCGAGCAGACGGTCCTGACGAGATACGCGACGCTCTCTCCCACGCACTCACCGCCGACCGTCCCTCGCTCGTAGAAATCCGTACCGACCCCACTGAACCGCAGGCGAGCGAGTGGATGAGCGAGTGATCTCGAGCGGAAGTGACGTTGGTCCCGGGAATCCGACCGAAGACGTTTCAGCCTGCTTCTTCGTTCGACAACGAAGTATCGATAACGGCGAAACAGAAATTACATCAGATATATAATGTATTTCTTTTACATCGGTATGGTCGTAATTTCCTCATTATTATAAATGATATTTGGGTCCTTCGGAAATCGGTTCAGTAATGAGTGGACGAACCCGACAGCGGAGTTCTCGTCCCTATTTCGGTATCACCGAACGAGCAGTCGATCACGAGTTCGGTTCGACCGCTACAGCGCGAGTACTGTACCTACTCGAACGGACCGCAATAGCTATACCATTCATTCTATACGTAAATCGTATGTTGGATTTCGTTCAGCTTGAGTCGGATTTAGACCAGGAAGAGCGGTTGATCCGAGACACAGCTCGGGAGTTCGTCGAGGAACGCGTCAAACCTGCTATCGGTACGCACTTCGAAGAGGGCACCTTCCCGACCGAACTCATTTCGGAGATGGGAGAACTCGGATTCTACGCGCCGAACCTCGAGGGATACGGCTCGCCGAACGTCTCCGAAACGGCCTACGGACTCCTCATGCAGGAACTCGAGGCCGGCGATTCGGGGCTCCGGTCGATGGCCTCCGTCCAGGGCGCACTCGTCATGTATCCCATCCACGCGTACGGGAGCGAGGAACAGAAAGCGGAGTGGCTGCCGGCGCTCGGGCAGGGTGAAGCGGTCGGCTGTTTCGGGCTCACGGAGCCTGAACACGGTTCGAACCCGTCGGCAATGGAAACTACTGCGGAGAAGGACGGCGACGGCTATGTCCTCAACGGCTCGAAGACCTGGATCACCAACTCGCCGATCGCCGATATCGCGGTCGTCTGGGCTCGGGACCGGTCGGCCGAAGGGAACCCCGTCCGCGGCTTCCTCGTCGAGACCGACCGTGACGGTGTCACGACGAACGAGATCACCGAGAAGCTCTCCCTTCGCGCCTCGATCACGGGCGAGATCGGCCTGAACGACGTCTCCGTCCCCGAGGAGAACGTCCTACCCGGTGTCACCGGAATGAAGGGCCCGCTGTCCTGTCTCACGCAGGCCCGTTACGGCATCGCTTGGGGTGCGATCGGCGCCGCTCGCGACTGCTTCGAAGCGGCTCGCCGATACGCCACCGATCGCGACCAGTTCGGCGGGCCGATCGGTCGGTTCCAGCTCCAGCAGCGAAAACTCGCGGAGATGGGCACCCAGATCACACTGGCCCAACTGCTCGCCTACCGCTTGGCCGATCTGAAGGAGCGCGGTGACCTGCGACCGCAGC
This genomic interval from Haloterrigena sp. KLK7 contains the following:
- a CDS encoding IclR family transcriptional regulator; its protein translation is MAKEPRKIKAIEVGCEILAELQEREGARVNELAEALDRSEPTVHTYLNTLKERGYVEKDGYVYKIGLKFLPIGEYARNREELYLAGRDEVDSLADTSGEYVHLITERRGRQIKLYEDYGDVAVATKHHTRQREFRQYLHRSAAGKAILAEFPAAKVDQIIDEHGLEGATENTITDRETLLNELDSVREQGYATNDQELTMGLRSVAASIIGPDNHVRGAISISAPLERCKEETFHETYPEMIRKSSNVIQINIDTENYFF
- a CDS encoding pyridoxal phosphate-dependent aminotransferase, translated to MEEIPYSGIREIFSECNRLERMGEDIVHLEIGRPDFDTPSPIKQAAVDAIEEGHVHYTSNYGIRPLREQIAAKFESDNGITYSPDDEVIVTAGASEAVFISMMAMVDPGAEVLIPDPCWTYAPSVRAAGGTPVRYPLDPENDFQPDIEALESQISDDTALLILNSPQNPTGSVIDDDHLRAIRDLVVENDIYVLSDEIYEKIIYDESEHRSPASLTGMYDRTITINGVSKAYSMTGWRVGYIGAPKELADVLLRMRQYTTTCAPSISQHAALRALQGDLYEPLVEAFSDRRTLVCERMDDIPGMTAPEPEGAIYAYPTVPDVGMDGREFAWSLLQDAGVALVPGDVFGSNSDRIRIAYSNSLDRIDTAFDRIEEWVETRQRSEIEGDL
- a CDS encoding SDR family oxidoreductase — its product is MSEPDVAIVTGAGSGMGAECARKLSTDGYELVLMSRSDNVNEVADEIDATGITGSVTDPDDIEELVETTVDLHGRVDAVVNSTGHPATGDLLDIPDSDWYEGLDLVYMNVVRIAREVTPIMKEAGGGSIVNISTFSAYEPSLDFPVSSAFRAALGGFTKMYADRYAEEDIRMNNVLPGFVDSYDADQETVDRIPMERQASTSEIADAVAFLASDDASYITGQNLRVDGGLTQSIP
- a CDS encoding NAD(P)-dependent oxidoreductase; this encodes MRVLITGANGTVGSAILSELGDQEEYEFTCLDAEDHPERETVVADITNYDEIRPHFDNQDAVIHLAAAAELSVPWDTVEDTNIRGMYNVLQAAADAEVENFIFASSIHTIGMYEIENSPELYDPEYDLSVTHEEPPRPDSFYGVSKVLGEALGRQFVESKENPLGELHPVYETNLRDYPTSFYSLRILTVLDEPYDHPYGLAETGVDEGWWERDSDEYDLMVDRMKCTWLSHRDLGQLVERCLQDDSIDFDVFWGVSDNESTWVDLEHNREVLGYDPKDDGSEWDSPPE
- the gdhB gene encoding glutamate dehydrogenase GdhB, which encodes MSTPPSQQEPEPDEERNSALVTARRQLDRAATHVDVDEGVIERLKHPTRIEQVSVPLEREDGSVEVFTGYRAQHDDVRGPYKGGLRYHPEVNADECIGLSMWMTWKCAVMDLPFGGGKGGIAVDPKSLSDEETERLTRRFAEELRYVIGPTTDVPAPDMGTDAQTMAWFMDAYSMQQGETIPGVVTGKPPVIGGSYGREEAPGRSTAIAAREAVDYYDRDLSDTTVAVQGFGSVGANAARLLEEWGATVVAVSDVNGAIYDPNGLDVGSIPTHDEEPEAVLEQNAPETLSNEEILELDVDVLIPAAVGNVITADNADDIAADLIVEGANGPTTFPADAILEERGVPVIPDILANAGGVTVSYFEWLQDINRRQWSLERVNEELEEHMLEAWADVRREVEAKELTWRDAAYVVALSRIAEAKETRGLWP
- a CDS encoding CoA-acylating methylmalonate-semialdehyde dehydrogenase, with amino-acid sequence MQNKQSQVEATDLPEAARNYTNGEWVSANGETESVTNPVNGESLSTVQYSTNEDVNAVVDNAKEAFQSWRETPPVERSQYLFDLKRALEDREDEIARALTREHGKTLGEAKGEIRRGIENVEVAAGIPNMLREGSGTAEDVAEDVDEFSLRQPLGVFTAITPFNFPAMIPLWFLPYAVATGNTFVLKPSERVPLSSQLIFDAVDEVDFPDGVVNLVNGGAETVNTLLEHDDIAGVSFVGSSPVAKHVYQTAAETGKRVQAQGGAKNYAVVSESAELEDAVPNIIGSVYGNAGQRCLATDVVIGVGEVYDDLRTQLIDQAEQLAVGNGLESETDVGPVITPDSRDRIVELVDDAIDQGAELVLDGRDFEHPEYPDGNFLGPTLLENVTPDMDIAQEEIFGPVLCLMSTDDLDEAIDAVNSTKYGNASSLYTERGGEARQYRYEVDAGNIGVNIGVCAPMAFFHFGGRKESFFGDLHAQGEDAVNFYTEKTIVIERWFN
- a CDS encoding aldolase/citrate lyase family protein, with amino-acid sequence MDHQINLERGEESVGTWISIGSPAVAEVTASLDLDFVAIDVEHTTIGLETVENMVRGIEATDSETASIVRVPWNDNVYLKRILDIGVDGVLVPMIETAEEARELVEAVRYPPAGGRGIGSGRASEYGSNFQNYVENAEDSFVTIAQIESQRGVENAREIASVDGIDAIFLGAADLSGSLDVFAEWESDVLNRHIEQAVAISDEVDIPIGTLVTDKGGIERRVRQGFDFFAVGKDTAVLADGTNEMIAEYERAMEEE
- a CDS encoding thiamine pyrophosphate-binding protein, which produces MRVNRAVIDRLVSNGVDTVFGIPGKQSLPLNEEIGSRDDIEFVVSRHETAVSHQAWGYAETSDGMAATVVIPGPGDMNAMNGLKNAYNDCTPLLHIAIETEPDLRGGDAIHETPPDTYDPVVKENVLVENPESTAAEIDRAAAVAQSEPQGPVRVGIPKNFLKMDVALAERGSSSVEGRIEPDPETVSRAADLLASASEPVIFAGGGVRSADASDELRAVAERLDAPVVTSYKGKGVLAEDHDLSAGCLSGSASPELLSCLAEADIVLGVGTDFDALGTRGFSVEFPDDLIHVTLDANDIGTGYDPTIGVVADAKLTLSAMDDALADRELESSTRSGVERARYVRERTAERVSELVDARDPLTSVGALSVIRNVLPRDAIVTADAGGFRVWGLNTFEAYGPHRYVNPGSWATMGTGVPSAIGAALSNPETPVVALTGDGGLMMCLHELHTAVAEEVPIVVVVFNNEDYALISDEAGRSYDLQPQEYEWGDSPIDFVAVAEGMGVDATRADGPDEIRDALSHALTADRPSLVEIRTDPTEPQASEWMSE